The proteins below are encoded in one region of Phaseolus vulgaris cultivar G19833 chromosome 1, P. vulgaris v2.0, whole genome shotgun sequence:
- the LOC137813585 gene encoding indole-3-pyruvate monooxygenase YUCCA6-like: protein MDYCLRELEGKQAHDPLLIEKMNNSSQSSSSERCVWVPGPVIVGAGPSGLATAAYLKEKGVPSLILERSNCIASLWQLKTYDRLHLHLPKQFCELPLMGFPCEFPTYPTKQQFIEYLESYAERFAIRPRFNETVRHAEFDATLGLWKVRSFNKREVATEFVCRWLIVATGENAEAVVPRIEGMGDFGGTIKHTSLYKSGAEFRGKRVLVVGCGNSGMEVCLDLCNHNATPSLVVRDTVHILPREMLGKSTFGLSMWLLKWLPIEFVDRFLLIVSWLMLGDTARFGLDRPKLGPLQLKNLSGKTPVLDVGTLAKIKSGHIKVRPAIDRLKRYTVEFVDGRTEIFDAIILATGYKTNVPYWLKEGDMFSKEDGFPTKPFPNGWKGENGLYAVGFTKRGLLGTSMDAKRIAEHIERCWNHFFPLT, encoded by the exons ATGGACTATTGCTTGAGAGAGTTAGAGGGGAAGCAAGCACATGACCCTTTATTGATAGAGAAAATGAATAATTCATCACAAAGTAGTAGTAGTGAGAGATGTGTGTGGGTTCCAGGACCAGTGATTGTGGGAGCAGGGCCTTCAGGGCTTGCAACAGCAGCATACCTGAAAGAGAAAGGAGTTCCAAGCCTAATCCTGGAGAGATCCAACTGCATAGCATCTTTGTGGCAACTCAAGACCTATGACAGGCTTCACCTCCACTTGCCAAAGCAGTTTTGTGAACTCCCCTTGATGGGGTTCCCTTGTGAATTCCCCACATACCCCACAAAACAACAGTTCATAGAGTACTTGGAGAGCTATGCTGAGAGGTTTGCCATTAGGCCACGGTTCAATGAGACCGTTAGGCATGCCGAGTTTGATGCCACTCTTGGGTTATGGAAGGTGAGGAGTTTTAACAAGAGGGAGGTGGCAACAGAGTTTGTGTGTAGGTGGCTGATTGTGGCCACCGGGGAGAATGCAGAGGCAGTGGTGCCTCGGATTGAGGGAATGGGGGACTTTGGTGGGACCATAAAGCACACAAGTCTGTACAAGAGTGGGGCAGAGTTTAGAGGGAAGAGAGTGTTGGTGGTTGGGTGTGGGAATTCAGGGATGGAAGTGTGCTTGGATCTTTGCAACCATAATGCTACTCCTTCTCTTGTGGTCAGAGATACA GTACATATCTTACCACGAGAGATGCTGGGAAAATCAACTTTTGGGTTGTCCATGTGGTTGCTCAAGTGGCTTCCAATTGAGTTTGTGGATCGGTTTCTTCTCATAGTGTCATGGCTCATGCTTGGTGACACGGCTCGGTTCGGATTGGACCGGCCAAAACTGGGTCCCCTTCAACTCAAAAACCTCTCCGGAAAGACACCAGTGCTTGATGTGGGTACCCTTGCCAAGATCAAAAGTGGACATATAAAG GTACGACCAGCCATCGACCGGTTAAAACGTTATACAGTTGAATTTGTTGATGGAAGGACAGAGATTTTTGATGCCATCATTTTGGCAACTGGTTACAAAACTAATGTGCCCTATTGGCTAAAG GAAGGGGATATGTTCTCTAAGGAAGATGGGTTCCCTACGAAGCCATTTCCAAATGGATGGAAGGGTGAGAATGGACTGTATGCAGTTGGTTTCACCAAACGTGGCCTTCTTGGTACATCAATGGATGCCAAGAGAATAGCTGAACACATCGAAAGATGTTGGAACCACTTTTTCCCACTCACTTAA